The DNA window TGCTTCTCAGGTAACCGACAAACTCCTCCACTGGGCTACAATGCCCGCACAATTTGTGGATGTTCTTATTTTttcagatatcaaagcaatgaTGACAAACTATTTAGTTTCCTTGTAATCTTATCAATCTAAGTAATTCTCTGTCCTATCCTGTATAACACCATGCAGTTTACTTAATATCAACATTAACAatgcatgattttttttttttttaaatttatgataattCCTTGTGTCATTGAGTCAGGGTTATTGTCATGTGATATGACTACCATATCTCAAGGCTTGATAAAAATCCCATTTAGACTAGTAAATATTAGCTAATACTCTCCAACTGATAGACTTCTATACACTTGTATGttaaacatatacacatgtagatattaGCGTTTCCAATTATGCTGCATGTATTTAAGTAGAGGCTTATGTTATATTAGAATCTTTTATAAATTAGTATAAAGACAAAGTTATAGCattcatatatttatctattCAAGGTTTGTTATTTGTGTGTTGTGTAGATTTATATGAGAATTAATCAGTATTTTGAAGTATCAAGATATAAgctttttaaagaaatatcaGATGgcctttaattttttttttacagtatttatggaaatttgtgTGATTGTCAATTGTTGTAAGTCCTACACATAATAGATTTAATAACTGTAAATGTTGTTGGTGCTGTATATCTATCATTACAATGGATTGTCACTAGTATTCCCTCGAATAAGAAGCAATATTTTCTATTGTGGGTTAATATTGATAAGCTGTGTTTTCATATGAGTCATCAGAAAGTAATTATAAGGGATAGGGCATTACAAGAACAATTGCTGTGTGTCAAAAATGGGTCAAATTGGGCTCACTGGGTGTTACTAACAATACCAGTAGCCACATTGCCACACAGGCATCCTATTTTTGGATGTATCCTGTTCATACTGTACTATAGGTAAAAATGGTGCTAAGGATAAGAtaagatgtgatgtgattttttgaaaactCTAACTGATTAACTGTTcaaaaatatcacataaaagTGATAATTTATACCATTCATTGTTGTGGAAGATTTTTGGCAAAAGTTTCCTTCCAtataagaaaatgaaattgttaaACTGTTCACTTGATAAAGCTCCTTTCTTGATTATCTACCACATCCACTGAAAGATGTGATACATGGATTAACATACAGGAAATATATGGTATAGATGCTGCATTCATTTTATTACACTGACAATCTGGATTTGAAATTTTGTACCCAATCTGAAATATGACTACTTTAGAGCCCATTGTATTCTGAGATTAATTGTAAGACAACATTTTATAGATGATATATTTTTCTAGAAGTgacacattttaatatatatatagatatatatatatatatatataagtctGTATCTTTGGATagccctaccccccccccccccaccagatTAAATAGTCTGCCTTCCAAACAAAAATGAAAGCAACGTTATTGAAAAATAGAGACTACCATATTGATAGTTTTAGCACCTTACAAAACACCGCAGTTTCCTCAAAATCAATATTGTTATGAATATAATGTTATTCTGAAATAGTAGACAAGACCTCACTTGTCAAACATTCATGTTATATCATCTGAACCCCATTGGTGACTATAGCTTAAAGAATACCAAAAATTTTATAATCTGATACCATTCTTAGACTGAACTAATAAAAATATGATCTTTAAGACTTTAATAAATCTATCATGACTTGATTTTAAAATTACATTCcattataatattacaattaaatgAGAAATGTACTTTTTTGATGGATTATTCTGCTTTATCAATATGCTTGAAATATTTCTAGTTTCATGAAAtttaatacaactgtactaGATACTTGTAAGCAACCGATGATTGAGTTATCAACTTGAGACAGTATTAATGTAGTCAGAGATCACGTTATCTAGAACTAGTACTAGTTTATAACAGAGAAATTCaagaatttattttgataaggAGCACTCCaacaatttaatattttaaGACAATGACTTTTCCATCATAAATtttcagatttttaattttttttttttaaatttgctgTAAAAAACCCCAGTTATTCTAAGGTAGACCTACAGTAGCCAGAGAACTTTTataattcatttgatatttatgtCTACAGTCTATAAGAATATGAGTTATGAAAATATACCAAGATTAGGATGCTAGTCTTATGGTATAATTGCATGTTGAAGATTGAGCAGATCATATTTAATGATAATACTATGATCATCATTTTTCAAATTCGAAAAATTCCACAAGCCAGCTGATATATGCAAACAAAATCCTGTTGGTTTTCATACTTAATGATATTCCTGATAGGAATTACATGGCACAAAATTAATTTGCAAAGGTGAATTCATCTTATTATAAGCATGTGAAGTAGTTTACGTATAGTCAGTGTTTTCACATATTTTTAGAGAAACTAGTCTAGTATTCCCTACGTATTGTCATgtaagtgaaataaaatattcagaTGTTAAAGATTTATTACTTAAATTGTTTAATTTGAAGAATTCTTCGCAAACATAAGTATATTTTAGAATTAGGATCAAATGGCAACAGCACTAGAAACAGCATATTGggagattttttttacaaagtaatACTTTACAGATGATGTAttagatttgaaattgaaaatttagAACCGAGGATGTATCAAGAATCAAGTTCAATTTTCTTCTGACCTTTTAACTAATGCCAAAAAGTATTAAATATGTAAAGATGTGGATAGTAGGAGGTTCTGCCTAAAGAAATGTCAACTAACTGTTACCAAGTGTAAGTAGCATGATTGACAGAAAAAAAGGTAAACCTCTGACATTTTTAATGTACATGACTTTCCTTGCTTTGTTTACCAATAAACCATTTTCTTTTGACTTAATGTTTGATTCCTGAGTGCAGTTTTTTCTTACCttcaaaacatatattttgacCTCGCTGACCAGTTATTGTTGTCTACTGATGTATCTGTTTCAGCAAAATACTGAGCTTCTTCTTTCAGCCATGAGCCCTCAAAGCCATTAGTTTGGATGATGTCATGCAATATCTTGAAGTATTGTTCTCCGGTTACTTCTCCAGTTTTTGTTTTCTCATTGAATCCATACTTTGTTACCACTGACCCATAGCCAGGTACCCATTTCCTTGGgtgaaatacataaaaaaagtgtAGTCACAACAAACACTTGTCACAAAAGTTATCTTGCTTTTCACGGTCACAAAAAGTGTATCTTGAATATGATGTCAGGGAATCTTACAATATATACTACTGTACCTCACGTTACTCGCAAGGTAGGATTAGTGGGattgtgtttgtctattttgtgTATGCCTAACACTCTGCTATACAGTATCAAGGCACATATATTTAGTTGCACATTAAGGCTatttgtatgcatatgtgtatgtatgtatgtatgtatgtatgtatgtatgtatgtatgtgtgtgtgtgtgtgtgtgtgtgtgtgtgtgtgtgtgtgtgtgcgtgtgtgcgtgcgtgcgtgcgtgcgtgcgtgcgtgtgtgtgtgcacatacatgtatgttattttggtGTCTACATCATGCCTCACTCATGTTTTCATGTCCATGTTTACTTGTGGTTTATTTCCTAATCGTAGTTACACACATCTGCACCACATTTAGGGCACATTTATCTTACCTATGGTCGGTTTATCAGTATTAAAAGCTGACTGCCCAAACAAATCTAGCTTGTCTGTAATCTATGTTTATACTTACTCCACAGTTTCTTTCAGCTTAAAACTCCTTTTGGTGAGCAACTGTTTTACCAGGAATAATATTAAATCATAATCAAGTTTGGTCAGGTTGTGACTAAAGAAGTCCCTCCTTGGTGTGGCTTTTACAAGGTATACATTCTGTATGGGGAAAGTTGAAATCTTAAGttacatatcaaaataaacCATCAACATATAAATTGATACACTAATACAGTAAACCACTGTGGTGACAGATAGAATGCAGTACATAACTATGTATTTATCTGCCATGGAGCAAAACATGCTCGGTGAATGTTTTGGTGTGATACTCCTGTGTTCAAAAACTGTACTGAGAGTTACTGTCTTTTGATATCACTATGAAGAAACCATccactggtggtggtggtggttgtggtggtggtggttgtggtggagGTGGGTGACGaaggtggtgggggtgggggtgatggAGGGGGtgaaatttgtcaatttgataaaaaaaaaaaatagaggaCACTTGACAAAATCTCCAGTTTTTTACCCTGATAAACGATATAAGTTCCTGCACTAGAGTAAAAGTACTTGGTGATATCAGGTAcagaaatatacatgaaatgGAATGAATCACTAACTATTTTCAGTAAAACTTGATATCTTCTGGTTCAAACTTACTGGAATTTCAGTATCTTCACTTGGTTGCTCTTCTCCATTCTGTTTACTGTAGACATGCAGATTAGGATAAAGTGAAGTCCTTGGTtcctgtacaaaaaaaaaatagtgttatttttacatgtttacactcaaaatatcacaaatatatcGAAGTCATCTGAAATACTTTATACACAAAGCTATAAAGGGCTAACAAAGCTGCATAGGAAAAACAGTTGgtatctgcctgcctgtctgcatgtgtgtgtgtgtgtgtgtgtatgtgtatgtgtgtgtgtgtgtgtgtgtgtgccagtgtatctctctctctctccctgtctctgtctctctccctctctcatattattgtattgtatttctatGTAGAAAGTAAGGAATCTAGATAGATAGTATGAGAAGTTAAACTCACCACATGCAGTAATTCAATCTCATAACACATATTGTAGAGTACAGTAAGTAACTGGTAGTATGCTGGCTTTCCTACAGGGCATGGTGGTTGGGTCAACACctgtggtacatacatacatacatacagaatgatATCAATGGAAACTGTGTAACTGGGACTAAGACTTGTACACAAGTAATGATACAGGTTACACACTCCAGGTCTGAATGTGTTGCTAAATGTCCATGTGAAGAATTGCTCAGTGTTGTTGTATGCACAAATATATACAGTCAATGTGCATAAGTGTAGGACGATAGGTttatgtacagttttactaTATAATCCACATGTAATGAAGTGCATACTGTGACATACAACTTTTGAGGTAGTCACAATACTTGATTAATAAATAGAATACACTGGCTCAATTCTACAATATATTCCATTAACTTATGACCATAAGCTagtgtagtatacatgtatatatacaaatttagtaCCTGCATGTTAACCATACAAACAGCATTCCTGTACATACCTTGCCAAAATTTGTTCCATTGATATAGAAAATTCACCAAATAGCTATTCATATATGCCTCCTTCATGAATAAATCTGCCCttaaataatttttattatttagaTTTGAATCTAACTGTCTTttgacaaatccaatatggccacctactGAATGCAGTGTTGACTTGAAAAAGTAGTGACAGGTGACTTTTTTTATGGCCACGCTACATAGGAACTTGGGCTATACACCCTGAGCAAAACATTGCTAAATAAGAATAAGACCCCTTCTCATAAAAACATCTATTGTATTGGTCAGTCAACAAAAATAATTCAAGGATTCATAGCATGACATTTCCTATGTCCATCCCCTGAGTTTCAAAATCAAGAGACTTTTTCACAAAGTCAAAGTGTTCCCGACCTCATTTGGTTATGTTTATACATGGCAAGGAATCTATCACCCTAGTCTACTTTCAGCTTACCTTAAACTCTTTATCACTCAGTATTAAAAAAGTTTCAATTCTTCCAAATTGAAACCATGAGTATCTAGAAATAAGGTTGTATACATTCCGGAGAAGAAATCTTCGTTCATTTGATCTGTTTGCTAGAACTTGGAAGACTTTAATAACTggctctgaaaaaaaaaatcagacacTGGTTTGAACTTCAGTTTAATTTACTGACTGGCAATTTGCTTAGGAAAGCCTGCAGTCATAGCTGTAAATAAAATGGTATGTAGTTAGCACAGATACCAAGACCAGGTTGGAAAGTTAGGAAAT is part of the Glandiceps talaboti chromosome 2, keGlaTala1.1, whole genome shotgun sequence genome and encodes:
- the LOC144453697 gene encoding dimethyladenosine transferase 2, mitochondrial-like gives rise to the protein MKWKSGVEKPLTARNPCETWPRTQFLVQKHRLTQSEHRCMATSSNKKRKTIKKIKYNFEDRENLDTLISKYSLLSTKRKLVKQCYILDREVASTMIDKIWPNGSLVNEKSHILEAFPGPGIVTEELLKRGAPQVVALENHQIFLPFTEELSKLYPGRLQVIYGDVTRLDPIGEGDIILPARPSKELFHSINVKPASWDSEPVIKVFQVLANRSNERRFLLRNVYNLISRYSWFQFGRIETFLILSDKEFKVLTQPPCPVGKPAYYQLLTVLYNMCYEIELLHVEPRTSLYPNLHVYSKQNGEEQPSEDTEIPNVYLVKATPRRDFFSHNLTKLDYDLILFLVKQLLTKRSFKLKETVEKWVPGYGSVVTKYGFNEKTKTGEVTGEQYFKILHDIIQTNGFEGSWLKEEAQYFAETDTSVDNNNWSARSKYMF